One genomic segment of Panicum virgatum strain AP13 chromosome 2N, P.virgatum_v5, whole genome shotgun sequence includes these proteins:
- the LOC120661490 gene encoding protein FAR1-RELATED SEQUENCE 9-like isoform X4, whose product MDSSQDFQEERHQRRENGEETEKAADYGNALSRKEATEELLGCVVHSEEEAYRLYCDYGHRIGFSVRKGKQSYFIGTKNIRTKDYYCSKEGLKYDEPVTEANFNRPDTRTNCKAMIRFRVDEKGQWTVIRFVPVHNHQLAKPGERHMLRSAKSLAVGKSGAIVPSTSTESHPINGFSDMIEGGTPESSGYTIRECYNQVGIQGVTVIEAGDGQNLVSYFKRRTNEEGMFYWDVQVDQEGRMTNFFYRDGKCRNDYDCFGDAIIFDTTYRINKYNLICAPFVGVDHHWQNVVFGCAFLLDESVASYAWVFKSFLESMGGQSPKSIFTDQDEAIMQAIEQVFPNTQHCFSYWHILKNAQSHLGSLNTSQAFQTLFTKCMQGSDSEEDFEESWTAMLREYKLQDNSWLIDLHRFRHKWCSAFNKDTFDGGINSSQWGEVSNNILSGISDENTSLTRFALLLEKVVKDLRRNESEEDFRCSQTAPVRAVKHSTVLKQTAESYTHRIYKLFEAEFLDGCGATSCHETSSGGNLLRFEITMQGRGSKVWAVALDTSTMEITCACRKFERMGLLCSHALKVFTLQNVDTIPEKYVLQRWTKDARRSMYKLTQDDSTQQECTEAELAYRNRAMQYAYNLIIKSQELEESRKIFWDSLETGEKALEVFFEMRSMRSQAAKDASNKEKKKRKPTKGPSSKKAKQAPAASSTDLELSVQTNEHQYQSSQDAQGNATIGRPYYYQAFPTSPIQPNQMYMHPNMHTMPLCTPQDHLSAYAAVRSNSNFAGAKNI is encoded by the exons ATGGATAGCAGTCAAGATTTCCAAGAAGAGAGGCATCAGAGAAGGGAGAATGGTGAAGAGACAGAAAAGGCAGCTGATTATGGAAATGCTTTGAGTCGCAAGGAGGCAACAGAAGAGCTCCTTGGTTGCGTAGTCCATAGTGAGGAAGAGGCATACAGATTGTACTGTGACTATGGGCATCGAATTGGTTTTAGTGTGCGGAAGGGCAAACAGTCGTACTTTATCGGTACCAAGAATATTCGAACAAAGGACTACTACTGCTCAAAGGAAGGGCTTAAGTATGATGAACCTGTTACAGAAGCAAATTTCAATCGACCAGACACAAGAACTAATTGCAAAGCAATGATCCGCTTTAGAGTTGACGAGAAGGGGCAATGGACAGTTATACGCTTTGTTCCTGTGCATAATCACCAATTGGCGAAACCTGGGGAAAGGCACATGCTGAGGTCAGCCAAGTCGCTAGCTGTTGGCAAATCAGGTGCCATAGTTCCATCAACATCTACAGAGTCACATCCAATAAATGGTTTCTCTGACATGATCGAAGGCGGTACACCTGAAAGTTCAGGGTATACTATAAGGGAGTGTTACAATCAAGTGGGCATCCAGGGTGTAACAGTAATTGAGGCTGGAGACGGCCAAAACCTTGTTAGTTATTTCAAGCGTAGAACCAACGAGGAAGGCATGTTCTATTGGGATGTCCAAGTTGATCAAGAAGGGCGTATGACTAACTTCTTCTACAGAGATGGTAAATGTAGAAATGATTATGACTGCTTTGGAGATGCTATTATATTTGATACAACCTACCGCATCAATAAATATAACTTGATATGTGCTCCATTTGTTGGTGTTGACCACCACTGGCAGAATGTTGTTTTCGGCTGTGCATTCTTGTTAGATGAGTCTGTAGCTTCCTATGCCTGGGTATTTAAATCGTTCTTGGAGTCGATGGGAGgccaatcaccaaaatcaataTTCACTGATCAGGATGAAGCTATTATGCAGGCAATTGAGCAGGTTTTCCCTAACACACAACATTGCTTTTCCTACTGGCATATTCTGAAGAATGCACAATCTCATTTAGGCTCACTAAATACGTCGCAAGCATTTCAAACTTTGTTTACCAAGTGTATGCAAGGATCTGACTCAGAAGAGGATTTTGAGGAATCATGGACTGCAATGCTTCGTGAATACAAACTACAGGATAATAGCTGGCTGATTGACCTTCATAGGTTTCGCCATAAATGGTGCTCAGCATTTAACAAAGATACATTTGATGGTGGGATTAATTCTTCTCAGTGGGGGGAGGTTTCAAATAATATTCTCAGTGGAATTTCTGATGAAAATACCTCTCTTACACGTTTTGCCCTCTTACTAGAAAAGGTTGTCAAGGATCTACGTAGAAATGAATCTGAAGAGGATTTTCGCTGTAGCCAAACTGCTCCAGTACGAGCAGTTAAGCATAGTACAGTTCTGAAGCAGACTGCAGAATCATATACACATCGGATCTACAAATTATTTGAGGCAGAATTTCTGGATGGATGTGGAGCAACTTCATGCCATGAAACTTCAAGTGGTGGAAATTTATTGAGGTTTGAAATTACGATGCAGGGGCGAGGTTCAAAAGTATGGGCTGTTGCTCTTGACACTTCCACCATGGAGATCACTTGTGCTTGCAGAAAATTTGAAAGGATGGGTcttctttgttcacatgccctCAAAGTCTTCACCCTGCAGAATGTGGACACAATTCCAGAAAAATATGTTTTGCAACGCTGGACAAAAGATGCCAGGAGAAGCATGTATAAACTTACTCAAGATGATTCAACCCAACAGGAATGCACAGAGGCTGAGCTTGCATATCGCAATCGGGCAATGCAGTATGCATATAACCTAATTATTAAGAGCCAGGAATTGGaggaatcaagaaaaatattctGGGACTCCCTTGAAACTGGAGAGAAGGCACTGGAAGTATTCTTTGAAATGAGAAGCATGCGCAGTCAAGCTGCCAAAGATGCTAGTAataaagagaaaaagaagagaaaaccaACAAAAGGACCAAGCTCAA AAAAGGCAAAACAAGCCCCAGCAGCTTCCTCAACTGACCTGGAGCTAAGTGTCCAAACTAATGAGCATCAATATCAATCTTCACAAGATGCTCAGGGTAATGCAACAATTGGAAGGCCATATTACTATCAG GCTTTTCCTACTTCCCCTATCCAACCAAACCAGATGTATATGCATCCGAATATGCACACAATGCCCCTGTGCACACCACAG GATCATTTGTCTGCATATGCTGCAGTACGGTCCAATTCAAATTTTGCTGGTGCAAAGAACATCTGA
- the LOC120661490 gene encoding protein FAR1-RELATED SEQUENCE 9-like isoform X3, whose product MDSSQDFQEERHQRRENGEETEKAADYGNALSRKEATEELLGCVVHSEEEAYRLYCDYGHRIGFSVRKGKQSYFIGTKNIRTKDYYCSKEGLKYDEPVTEANFNRPDTRTNCKAMIRFRVDEKGQWTVIRFVPVHNHQLAKPGERHMLRSAKSLAVGKSGAIVPSTSTESHPINGFSDMIEGGTPESSGYTIRECYNQVGIQGVTVIEAGDGQNLVSYFKRRTNEEGMFYWDVQVDQEGRMTNFFYRDGKCRNDYDCFGDAIIFDTTYRINKYNLICAPFVGVDHHWQNVVFGCAFLLDESVASYAWVFKSFLESMGGQSPKSIFTDQDEAIMQAIEQVFPNTQHCFSYWHILKNAQSHLGSLNTSQAFQTLFTKCMQGSDSEEDFEESWTAMLREYKLQDNSWLIDLHRFRHKWCSAFNKDTFDGGINSSQWGEVSNNILSGISDENTSLTRFALLLEKVVKDLRRNESEEDFRCSQTAPVRAVKHSTVLKQTAESYTHRIYKLFEAEFLDGCGATSCHETSSGGNLLRFEITMQGRGSKVWAVALDTSTMEITCACRKFERMGLLCSHALKVFTLQNVDTIPEKYVLQRWTKDARRSMYKLTQDDSTQQECTEAELAYRNRAMQYAYNLIIKSQELEESRKIFWDSLETGEKALEVFFEMRSMRSQAAKDASNKEKKKRKPTKGPSSKKAKQAPAASSTDLELSVQTNEHQYQSSQDAQGNATIGRPYYYQQAFPTSPIQPNQMYMHPNMHTMPLCTPQDHLSAYAAVRSNSNFAGAKNI is encoded by the exons ATGGATAGCAGTCAAGATTTCCAAGAAGAGAGGCATCAGAGAAGGGAGAATGGTGAAGAGACAGAAAAGGCAGCTGATTATGGAAATGCTTTGAGTCGCAAGGAGGCAACAGAAGAGCTCCTTGGTTGCGTAGTCCATAGTGAGGAAGAGGCATACAGATTGTACTGTGACTATGGGCATCGAATTGGTTTTAGTGTGCGGAAGGGCAAACAGTCGTACTTTATCGGTACCAAGAATATTCGAACAAAGGACTACTACTGCTCAAAGGAAGGGCTTAAGTATGATGAACCTGTTACAGAAGCAAATTTCAATCGACCAGACACAAGAACTAATTGCAAAGCAATGATCCGCTTTAGAGTTGACGAGAAGGGGCAATGGACAGTTATACGCTTTGTTCCTGTGCATAATCACCAATTGGCGAAACCTGGGGAAAGGCACATGCTGAGGTCAGCCAAGTCGCTAGCTGTTGGCAAATCAGGTGCCATAGTTCCATCAACATCTACAGAGTCACATCCAATAAATGGTTTCTCTGACATGATCGAAGGCGGTACACCTGAAAGTTCAGGGTATACTATAAGGGAGTGTTACAATCAAGTGGGCATCCAGGGTGTAACAGTAATTGAGGCTGGAGACGGCCAAAACCTTGTTAGTTATTTCAAGCGTAGAACCAACGAGGAAGGCATGTTCTATTGGGATGTCCAAGTTGATCAAGAAGGGCGTATGACTAACTTCTTCTACAGAGATGGTAAATGTAGAAATGATTATGACTGCTTTGGAGATGCTATTATATTTGATACAACCTACCGCATCAATAAATATAACTTGATATGTGCTCCATTTGTTGGTGTTGACCACCACTGGCAGAATGTTGTTTTCGGCTGTGCATTCTTGTTAGATGAGTCTGTAGCTTCCTATGCCTGGGTATTTAAATCGTTCTTGGAGTCGATGGGAGgccaatcaccaaaatcaataTTCACTGATCAGGATGAAGCTATTATGCAGGCAATTGAGCAGGTTTTCCCTAACACACAACATTGCTTTTCCTACTGGCATATTCTGAAGAATGCACAATCTCATTTAGGCTCACTAAATACGTCGCAAGCATTTCAAACTTTGTTTACCAAGTGTATGCAAGGATCTGACTCAGAAGAGGATTTTGAGGAATCATGGACTGCAATGCTTCGTGAATACAAACTACAGGATAATAGCTGGCTGATTGACCTTCATAGGTTTCGCCATAAATGGTGCTCAGCATTTAACAAAGATACATTTGATGGTGGGATTAATTCTTCTCAGTGGGGGGAGGTTTCAAATAATATTCTCAGTGGAATTTCTGATGAAAATACCTCTCTTACACGTTTTGCCCTCTTACTAGAAAAGGTTGTCAAGGATCTACGTAGAAATGAATCTGAAGAGGATTTTCGCTGTAGCCAAACTGCTCCAGTACGAGCAGTTAAGCATAGTACAGTTCTGAAGCAGACTGCAGAATCATATACACATCGGATCTACAAATTATTTGAGGCAGAATTTCTGGATGGATGTGGAGCAACTTCATGCCATGAAACTTCAAGTGGTGGAAATTTATTGAGGTTTGAAATTACGATGCAGGGGCGAGGTTCAAAAGTATGGGCTGTTGCTCTTGACACTTCCACCATGGAGATCACTTGTGCTTGCAGAAAATTTGAAAGGATGGGTcttctttgttcacatgccctCAAAGTCTTCACCCTGCAGAATGTGGACACAATTCCAGAAAAATATGTTTTGCAACGCTGGACAAAAGATGCCAGGAGAAGCATGTATAAACTTACTCAAGATGATTCAACCCAACAGGAATGCACAGAGGCTGAGCTTGCATATCGCAATCGGGCAATGCAGTATGCATATAACCTAATTATTAAGAGCCAGGAATTGGaggaatcaagaaaaatattctGGGACTCCCTTGAAACTGGAGAGAAGGCACTGGAAGTATTCTTTGAAATGAGAAGCATGCGCAGTCAAGCTGCCAAAGATGCTAGTAataaagagaaaaagaagagaaaaccaACAAAAGGACCAAGCTCAA AAAAGGCAAAACAAGCCCCAGCAGCTTCCTCAACTGACCTGGAGCTAAGTGTCCAAACTAATGAGCATCAATATCAATCTTCACAAGATGCTCAGGGTAATGCAACAATTGGAAGGCCATATTACTATCAG CAGGCTTTTCCTACTTCCCCTATCCAACCAAACCAGATGTATATGCATCCGAATATGCACACAATGCCCCTGTGCACACCACAG GATCATTTGTCTGCATATGCTGCAGTACGGTCCAATTCAAATTTTGCTGGTGCAAAGAACATCTGA
- the LOC120661490 gene encoding protein FAR1-RELATED SEQUENCE 9-like isoform X2, translating into MDSSQDFQEERHQRRENGEETEKAADYGNALSRKEATEELLGCVVHSEEEAYRLYCDYGHRIGFSVRKGKQSYFIGTKNIRTKDYYCSKEGLKYDEPVTEANFNRPDTRTNCKAMIRFRVDEKGQWTVIRFVPVHNHQLAKPGERHMLRSAKSLAVGKSGAIVPSTSTESHPINGFSDMIEGGTPESSGYTIRECYNQVGIQGVTVIEAGDGQNLVSYFKRRTNEEGMFYWDVQVDQEGRMTNFFYRDGKCRNDYDCFGDAIIFDTTYRINKYNLICAPFVGVDHHWQNVVFGCAFLLDESVASYAWVFKSFLESMGGQSPKSIFTDQDEAIMQAIEQVFPNTQHCFSYWHILKNAQSHLGSLNTSQAFQTLFTKCMQGSDSEEDFEESWTAMLREYKLQDNSWLIDLHRFRHKWCSAFNKDTFDGGINSSQWGEVSNNILSGISDENTSLTRFALLLEKVVKDLRRNESEEDFRCSQTAPVRAVKHSTVLKQTAESYTHRIYKLFEAEFLDGCGATSCHETSSGGNLLRFEITMQGRGSKVWAVALDTSTMEITCACRKFERMGLLCSHALKVFTLQNVDTIPEKYVLQRWTKDARRSMYKLTQDDSTQQECTEAELAYRNRAMQYAYNLIIKSQELEESRKIFWDSLETGEKALEVFFEMRSMRSQAAKDASNKEKKKRKPTKGPSSKKAKQAPAASSTDLELSVQTNEHQYQSSQDAQGNATIGRPYYYQAFPTSPIQPNQMYMHPNMHTMPLCTPQQDHLSAYAAVRSNSNFAGAKNI; encoded by the exons ATGGATAGCAGTCAAGATTTCCAAGAAGAGAGGCATCAGAGAAGGGAGAATGGTGAAGAGACAGAAAAGGCAGCTGATTATGGAAATGCTTTGAGTCGCAAGGAGGCAACAGAAGAGCTCCTTGGTTGCGTAGTCCATAGTGAGGAAGAGGCATACAGATTGTACTGTGACTATGGGCATCGAATTGGTTTTAGTGTGCGGAAGGGCAAACAGTCGTACTTTATCGGTACCAAGAATATTCGAACAAAGGACTACTACTGCTCAAAGGAAGGGCTTAAGTATGATGAACCTGTTACAGAAGCAAATTTCAATCGACCAGACACAAGAACTAATTGCAAAGCAATGATCCGCTTTAGAGTTGACGAGAAGGGGCAATGGACAGTTATACGCTTTGTTCCTGTGCATAATCACCAATTGGCGAAACCTGGGGAAAGGCACATGCTGAGGTCAGCCAAGTCGCTAGCTGTTGGCAAATCAGGTGCCATAGTTCCATCAACATCTACAGAGTCACATCCAATAAATGGTTTCTCTGACATGATCGAAGGCGGTACACCTGAAAGTTCAGGGTATACTATAAGGGAGTGTTACAATCAAGTGGGCATCCAGGGTGTAACAGTAATTGAGGCTGGAGACGGCCAAAACCTTGTTAGTTATTTCAAGCGTAGAACCAACGAGGAAGGCATGTTCTATTGGGATGTCCAAGTTGATCAAGAAGGGCGTATGACTAACTTCTTCTACAGAGATGGTAAATGTAGAAATGATTATGACTGCTTTGGAGATGCTATTATATTTGATACAACCTACCGCATCAATAAATATAACTTGATATGTGCTCCATTTGTTGGTGTTGACCACCACTGGCAGAATGTTGTTTTCGGCTGTGCATTCTTGTTAGATGAGTCTGTAGCTTCCTATGCCTGGGTATTTAAATCGTTCTTGGAGTCGATGGGAGgccaatcaccaaaatcaataTTCACTGATCAGGATGAAGCTATTATGCAGGCAATTGAGCAGGTTTTCCCTAACACACAACATTGCTTTTCCTACTGGCATATTCTGAAGAATGCACAATCTCATTTAGGCTCACTAAATACGTCGCAAGCATTTCAAACTTTGTTTACCAAGTGTATGCAAGGATCTGACTCAGAAGAGGATTTTGAGGAATCATGGACTGCAATGCTTCGTGAATACAAACTACAGGATAATAGCTGGCTGATTGACCTTCATAGGTTTCGCCATAAATGGTGCTCAGCATTTAACAAAGATACATTTGATGGTGGGATTAATTCTTCTCAGTGGGGGGAGGTTTCAAATAATATTCTCAGTGGAATTTCTGATGAAAATACCTCTCTTACACGTTTTGCCCTCTTACTAGAAAAGGTTGTCAAGGATCTACGTAGAAATGAATCTGAAGAGGATTTTCGCTGTAGCCAAACTGCTCCAGTACGAGCAGTTAAGCATAGTACAGTTCTGAAGCAGACTGCAGAATCATATACACATCGGATCTACAAATTATTTGAGGCAGAATTTCTGGATGGATGTGGAGCAACTTCATGCCATGAAACTTCAAGTGGTGGAAATTTATTGAGGTTTGAAATTACGATGCAGGGGCGAGGTTCAAAAGTATGGGCTGTTGCTCTTGACACTTCCACCATGGAGATCACTTGTGCTTGCAGAAAATTTGAAAGGATGGGTcttctttgttcacatgccctCAAAGTCTTCACCCTGCAGAATGTGGACACAATTCCAGAAAAATATGTTTTGCAACGCTGGACAAAAGATGCCAGGAGAAGCATGTATAAACTTACTCAAGATGATTCAACCCAACAGGAATGCACAGAGGCTGAGCTTGCATATCGCAATCGGGCAATGCAGTATGCATATAACCTAATTATTAAGAGCCAGGAATTGGaggaatcaagaaaaatattctGGGACTCCCTTGAAACTGGAGAGAAGGCACTGGAAGTATTCTTTGAAATGAGAAGCATGCGCAGTCAAGCTGCCAAAGATGCTAGTAataaagagaaaaagaagagaaaaccaACAAAAGGACCAAGCTCAA AAAAGGCAAAACAAGCCCCAGCAGCTTCCTCAACTGACCTGGAGCTAAGTGTCCAAACTAATGAGCATCAATATCAATCTTCACAAGATGCTCAGGGTAATGCAACAATTGGAAGGCCATATTACTATCAG GCTTTTCCTACTTCCCCTATCCAACCAAACCAGATGTATATGCATCCGAATATGCACACAATGCCCCTGTGCACACCACAG CAGGATCATTTGTCTGCATATGCTGCAGTACGGTCCAATTCAAATTTTGCTGGTGCAAAGAACATCTGA
- the LOC120661490 gene encoding protein FAR1-RELATED SEQUENCE 9-like isoform X1 encodes MDSSQDFQEERHQRRENGEETEKAADYGNALSRKEATEELLGCVVHSEEEAYRLYCDYGHRIGFSVRKGKQSYFIGTKNIRTKDYYCSKEGLKYDEPVTEANFNRPDTRTNCKAMIRFRVDEKGQWTVIRFVPVHNHQLAKPGERHMLRSAKSLAVGKSGAIVPSTSTESHPINGFSDMIEGGTPESSGYTIRECYNQVGIQGVTVIEAGDGQNLVSYFKRRTNEEGMFYWDVQVDQEGRMTNFFYRDGKCRNDYDCFGDAIIFDTTYRINKYNLICAPFVGVDHHWQNVVFGCAFLLDESVASYAWVFKSFLESMGGQSPKSIFTDQDEAIMQAIEQVFPNTQHCFSYWHILKNAQSHLGSLNTSQAFQTLFTKCMQGSDSEEDFEESWTAMLREYKLQDNSWLIDLHRFRHKWCSAFNKDTFDGGINSSQWGEVSNNILSGISDENTSLTRFALLLEKVVKDLRRNESEEDFRCSQTAPVRAVKHSTVLKQTAESYTHRIYKLFEAEFLDGCGATSCHETSSGGNLLRFEITMQGRGSKVWAVALDTSTMEITCACRKFERMGLLCSHALKVFTLQNVDTIPEKYVLQRWTKDARRSMYKLTQDDSTQQECTEAELAYRNRAMQYAYNLIIKSQELEESRKIFWDSLETGEKALEVFFEMRSMRSQAAKDASNKEKKKRKPTKGPSSKKAKQAPAASSTDLELSVQTNEHQYQSSQDAQGNATIGRPYYYQQAFPTSPIQPNQMYMHPNMHTMPLCTPQQDHLSAYAAVRSNSNFAGAKNI; translated from the exons ATGGATAGCAGTCAAGATTTCCAAGAAGAGAGGCATCAGAGAAGGGAGAATGGTGAAGAGACAGAAAAGGCAGCTGATTATGGAAATGCTTTGAGTCGCAAGGAGGCAACAGAAGAGCTCCTTGGTTGCGTAGTCCATAGTGAGGAAGAGGCATACAGATTGTACTGTGACTATGGGCATCGAATTGGTTTTAGTGTGCGGAAGGGCAAACAGTCGTACTTTATCGGTACCAAGAATATTCGAACAAAGGACTACTACTGCTCAAAGGAAGGGCTTAAGTATGATGAACCTGTTACAGAAGCAAATTTCAATCGACCAGACACAAGAACTAATTGCAAAGCAATGATCCGCTTTAGAGTTGACGAGAAGGGGCAATGGACAGTTATACGCTTTGTTCCTGTGCATAATCACCAATTGGCGAAACCTGGGGAAAGGCACATGCTGAGGTCAGCCAAGTCGCTAGCTGTTGGCAAATCAGGTGCCATAGTTCCATCAACATCTACAGAGTCACATCCAATAAATGGTTTCTCTGACATGATCGAAGGCGGTACACCTGAAAGTTCAGGGTATACTATAAGGGAGTGTTACAATCAAGTGGGCATCCAGGGTGTAACAGTAATTGAGGCTGGAGACGGCCAAAACCTTGTTAGTTATTTCAAGCGTAGAACCAACGAGGAAGGCATGTTCTATTGGGATGTCCAAGTTGATCAAGAAGGGCGTATGACTAACTTCTTCTACAGAGATGGTAAATGTAGAAATGATTATGACTGCTTTGGAGATGCTATTATATTTGATACAACCTACCGCATCAATAAATATAACTTGATATGTGCTCCATTTGTTGGTGTTGACCACCACTGGCAGAATGTTGTTTTCGGCTGTGCATTCTTGTTAGATGAGTCTGTAGCTTCCTATGCCTGGGTATTTAAATCGTTCTTGGAGTCGATGGGAGgccaatcaccaaaatcaataTTCACTGATCAGGATGAAGCTATTATGCAGGCAATTGAGCAGGTTTTCCCTAACACACAACATTGCTTTTCCTACTGGCATATTCTGAAGAATGCACAATCTCATTTAGGCTCACTAAATACGTCGCAAGCATTTCAAACTTTGTTTACCAAGTGTATGCAAGGATCTGACTCAGAAGAGGATTTTGAGGAATCATGGACTGCAATGCTTCGTGAATACAAACTACAGGATAATAGCTGGCTGATTGACCTTCATAGGTTTCGCCATAAATGGTGCTCAGCATTTAACAAAGATACATTTGATGGTGGGATTAATTCTTCTCAGTGGGGGGAGGTTTCAAATAATATTCTCAGTGGAATTTCTGATGAAAATACCTCTCTTACACGTTTTGCCCTCTTACTAGAAAAGGTTGTCAAGGATCTACGTAGAAATGAATCTGAAGAGGATTTTCGCTGTAGCCAAACTGCTCCAGTACGAGCAGTTAAGCATAGTACAGTTCTGAAGCAGACTGCAGAATCATATACACATCGGATCTACAAATTATTTGAGGCAGAATTTCTGGATGGATGTGGAGCAACTTCATGCCATGAAACTTCAAGTGGTGGAAATTTATTGAGGTTTGAAATTACGATGCAGGGGCGAGGTTCAAAAGTATGGGCTGTTGCTCTTGACACTTCCACCATGGAGATCACTTGTGCTTGCAGAAAATTTGAAAGGATGGGTcttctttgttcacatgccctCAAAGTCTTCACCCTGCAGAATGTGGACACAATTCCAGAAAAATATGTTTTGCAACGCTGGACAAAAGATGCCAGGAGAAGCATGTATAAACTTACTCAAGATGATTCAACCCAACAGGAATGCACAGAGGCTGAGCTTGCATATCGCAATCGGGCAATGCAGTATGCATATAACCTAATTATTAAGAGCCAGGAATTGGaggaatcaagaaaaatattctGGGACTCCCTTGAAACTGGAGAGAAGGCACTGGAAGTATTCTTTGAAATGAGAAGCATGCGCAGTCAAGCTGCCAAAGATGCTAGTAataaagagaaaaagaagagaaaaccaACAAAAGGACCAAGCTCAA AAAAGGCAAAACAAGCCCCAGCAGCTTCCTCAACTGACCTGGAGCTAAGTGTCCAAACTAATGAGCATCAATATCAATCTTCACAAGATGCTCAGGGTAATGCAACAATTGGAAGGCCATATTACTATCAG CAGGCTTTTCCTACTTCCCCTATCCAACCAAACCAGATGTATATGCATCCGAATATGCACACAATGCCCCTGTGCACACCACAG CAGGATCATTTGTCTGCATATGCTGCAGTACGGTCCAATTCAAATTTTGCTGGTGCAAAGAACATCTGA